The following proteins are encoded in a genomic region of Rhodoferax aquaticus:
- a CDS encoding multidrug effflux MFS transporter, translating into MKTNFFRTAVVLGLLSAIGPFAIDMYLPALPSIGQSLGASMGAVQASLMVFFIALGVGQLVYGPASDMLGRKLPLYFSLGLFAVGSVGCALAPDVQTLIVLRFIQGLGASAGMVIPRAIVRDMHTGVGAARLMSMLMLVFSVSPILAPLAGSLLIEALGWRSVFWSVTAIAMVGLVILFTSLEETRPASERANSTVRSALTAYGELLRDAHFLGLVFIGAFGMASFFSFLANSPFVMIDHYGLTPRQYSMAFAINAASFIGVSQFTGKLAGRFGLVKLVKFAVGGYAAVMTLLLVQNLLGVDRLDVLIVLMLLGFGFLGLVVPTTSVLALEAHGAIAGTASALMGTLQFVTGAIVMAVVGQFVDGSARPMVLGIAGCAWVAFVMARVTLRSHAVKAA; encoded by the coding sequence ATGAAAACTAACTTCTTTCGCACCGCCGTGGTGCTGGGTTTGCTATCGGCCATCGGCCCGTTTGCGATTGATATGTACCTGCCCGCGCTGCCGTCCATCGGCCAAAGCTTGGGCGCATCCATGGGGGCGGTGCAAGCCAGCCTGATGGTGTTTTTTATTGCGCTGGGCGTGGGGCAGCTGGTCTACGGCCCGGCCTCCGACATGCTGGGGCGCAAACTGCCTTTGTATTTCAGCTTGGGACTCTTTGCGGTGGGCAGCGTAGGCTGCGCCTTGGCACCCGATGTGCAAACGCTGATCGTGCTGCGCTTTATCCAGGGCTTGGGTGCCAGCGCTGGCATGGTGATTCCCCGTGCCATCGTGCGCGATATGCACACGGGGGTGGGCGCAGCGCGGCTCATGTCCATGCTCATGCTGGTGTTCAGCGTATCGCCCATTTTGGCGCCGCTGGCGGGCAGCTTGTTGATTGAAGCTTTGGGCTGGCGCAGCGTGTTTTGGTCGGTGACCGCCATCGCCATGGTGGGCTTGGTCATCTTGTTCACCAGCTTGGAAGAAACGCGCCCGGCGAGCGAACGCGCCAACAGCACGGTGCGCAGTGCGCTCACCGCCTATGGCGAACTGCTGCGGGATGCGCACTTCTTGGGGCTGGTGTTTATTGGCGCATTTGGCATGGCCAGCTTCTTCTCGTTTTTGGCCAACTCCCCCTTCGTGATGATTGACCACTATGGCCTCACACCCCGCCAATACAGCATGGCTTTTGCCATCAACGCGGCGTCCTTCATTGGCGTCTCGCAGTTCACTGGCAAGCTGGCGGGCCGCTTTGGTCTGGTCAAGCTGGTGAAGTTTGCGGTTGGCGGCTACGCCGCAGTAATGACGCTGCTGCTGGTGCAAAACCTCTTGGGCGTAGACCGCTTGGACGTGCTCATTGTGCTCATGCTACTGGGCTTTGGCTTCTTGGGTTTGGTGGTGCCCACCACCTCAGTCTTGGCCTTGGAGGCGCATGGCGCCATTGCCGGCACCGCGTCTGCCCTCATGGGCACCTTGCAGTTTGTCACCGGCGCCATCGTGATGGCCGTGGTTGGTCAGTTTGTCGACGGCAGCGCCCGCCCCATGGTGTTAGGCATCGCAGGGTGCGCATGGGTGGCGTTTGTGATGGCGCGGGTGACGTTGCGCTCGCACGCAGTTAAAGCGGCCTAG
- the thiE gene encoding thiamine phosphate synthase: MKNEAARAIPMRARSTFGTEKFPELQKHRPVVWSIAGSDSGAGAGLQADLKALQAFGVHGCTAVAAITAQNSVAVTQVEPTSAALLDAQLKALAQDMPPQAIKTGLLGSVDNVRVVCEWVDRLRAQGHAVPLVVDPVLGATTGASFANPALVDAYRQQLLPRATLITPNHLEAIHLLDASSPLPARAALDVHQVEQLAQQLRAQLAVGTRAWGAAGALSQQAGISIALTGGDATGGSQTAGLASDFLLSPQATGWLSVPRVATIHHHGTGCTFASTAAAALASGYCVADAVVLAKMATTHALRHAYAAGQGAGPVHAAPDFAQHAANLPWLQTQPNAQTAFPALRNPALGVYAVVDSAAWVQRVLESGIRTVQLRIKDPAEPTLAAQIAQSIAMAHATPGAQLFINDHWQLALQLGAYGVHLGQEDLDTADLDALRKAGVRVGLSTHSYWEVARAWALRPSYIACGPIFATQSKDMPWIPQGLDNLRYWARVLPLPVVGIAGIDASNVADVAATGAASAAVISAITKADKPEQACADLQRGFAAGANRSQDS; the protein is encoded by the coding sequence ATGAAAAATGAAGCTGCCCGCGCAATCCCTATGCGCGCAAGAAGCACTTTTGGCACTGAAAAATTCCCAGAACTCCAGAAACATCGCCCCGTGGTCTGGAGCATTGCTGGCTCGGACTCAGGCGCTGGCGCAGGCCTGCAGGCCGACTTGAAAGCCCTGCAGGCATTTGGCGTGCACGGCTGCACGGCAGTGGCCGCCATCACCGCGCAAAACTCGGTGGCGGTCACGCAGGTCGAGCCCACCAGCGCCGCACTGCTGGACGCACAACTCAAGGCGCTGGCGCAGGACATGCCGCCGCAGGCTATCAAAACAGGGCTCTTGGGCAGCGTGGACAACGTGCGCGTGGTGTGCGAATGGGTGGATCGCCTGCGCGCACAGGGCCACGCCGTGCCGCTGGTGGTCGACCCTGTGTTGGGGGCCACTACGGGGGCCAGCTTTGCCAACCCCGCCTTGGTAGACGCCTACCGCCAGCAGTTGCTGCCCCGCGCCACGCTGATCACCCCCAACCACTTGGAGGCCATCCACTTGCTTGATGCGTCGTCACCGCTGCCCGCAAGGGCTGCCTTGGACGTGCACCAGGTGGAGCAACTGGCCCAGCAGTTGCGTGCCCAGTTGGCGGTGGGCACGCGCGCTTGGGGCGCAGCCGGTGCCTTGTCGCAGCAGGCGGGCATCTCCATCGCGCTCACCGGGGGCGACGCCACGGGGGGCTCGCAGACGGCAGGCCTGGCCAGTGACTTCTTGTTATCGCCACAAGCCACGGGCTGGCTTAGCGTGCCACGCGTGGCTACCATCCACCACCATGGCACGGGCTGCACGTTTGCTTCCACTGCAGCCGCCGCCTTGGCCAGCGGCTACTGCGTGGCCGATGCGGTGGTGCTGGCCAAAATGGCCACCACCCATGCGCTGCGCCATGCCTATGCGGCGGGGCAGGGCGCAGGCCCCGTGCACGCCGCGCCAGACTTTGCGCAGCACGCGGCCAACCTGCCTTGGCTGCAAACCCAGCCCAACGCGCAAACGGCCTTCCCCGCATTGCGCAACCCTGCCCTGGGCGTGTATGCGGTGGTGGACAGTGCCGCATGGGTACAGCGCGTTTTGGAGAGCGGCATACGCACTGTGCAGCTACGCATCAAAGACCCTGCCGAGCCTACCTTGGCCGCGCAGATTGCTCAGAGCATTGCCATGGCCCACGCGACCCCAGGCGCACAACTGTTCATCAACGACCATTGGCAACTTGCCTTGCAACTCGGCGCGTACGGCGTGCATTTGGGCCAAGAAGATTTGGATACTGCAGACCTGGATGCGCTGCGCAAGGCCGGTGTGCGCGTGGGCCTGAGCACCCACAGCTACTGGGAAGTGGCCCGCGCATGGGCCTTGCGCCCCAGCTATATAGCTTGCGGCCCCATCTTCGCCACGCAAAGCAAAGACATGCCCTGGATTCCCCAAGGCTTGGACAATTTGCGCTACTGGGCCCGCGTGCTCCCGCTGCCTGTGGTAGGGATTGCAGGCATTGATGCCAGCAATGTGGCGGATGTGGCTGCGACGGGCGCGGCCAGCGCGGCGGTGATTTCGGCCATCACCAAAGCGGACAAGCCCGAGCAAGCTTGCGCAGACCTGCAGCGCGGCTTTGCGGCAGGCGCAAACCGTAGCCAAGATAGCTAG
- a CDS encoding thiazole synthase codes for MNPDMNDEAAEQSTAEQKMAGLERSTATPRDLVAVCSAQVKEEPAKRAGDTEQSTLPPSRPEETSEWQIGGRTLTSRFFLGTAAYPSPQVLKDAIQASGAQVVTMGLRRQLAHGTEASDFFALIQATGSHLLPNTAGCHTAREAITLAHMARELFDTSWIKLEVVGDAHTLQPDPFELLTAATQLVKDGFEVFPYCMDDLVSCQRLLDAGCSVLMPWGAPIGSGQGLVNPGALRTLRARLPGVPLIVDAGIGSPADAVQAMELGLDAVLLNSAVAHAVDPVRMARAFKLGIASGRLAFEAGVMPRQDMAVASTPVAGHPILL; via the coding sequence ATGAATCCAGACATGAATGACGAAGCGGCTGAGCAAAGTACTGCCGAGCAAAAGATGGCTGGACTCGAGCGTTCAACGGCCACCCCCAGAGACTTGGTGGCAGTGTGTTCTGCGCAGGTCAAGGAGGAGCCCGCAAAGCGGGCGGGGGACACGGAGCAGAGCACACTGCCGCCAAGTCGCCCCGAAGAAACAAGTGAATGGCAAATAGGCGGTAGAACCCTCACCAGCCGCTTCTTTCTAGGCACCGCAGCCTACCCCTCGCCCCAAGTCCTGAAAGACGCCATCCAAGCCTCTGGCGCCCAAGTCGTCACCATGGGCCTGCGCCGCCAGCTCGCCCATGGAACCGAGGCGAGCGACTTCTTCGCCCTCATCCAAGCCACAGGTTCCCACCTGCTCCCCAACACCGCCGGCTGCCACACCGCCCGCGAAGCCATCACCCTGGCGCACATGGCCCGCGAACTGTTTGACACCTCCTGGATCAAGCTCGAAGTCGTGGGCGACGCCCACACCCTGCAGCCCGACCCCTTCGAGCTGCTGACCGCCGCCACGCAACTGGTGAAAGACGGCTTTGAAGTGTTTCCCTATTGCATGGACGACCTCGTGAGCTGCCAACGCCTGCTGGATGCGGGCTGCAGCGTCCTTATGCCCTGGGGCGCGCCCATAGGCTCGGGCCAGGGGCTGGTCAACCCCGGCGCGCTGCGTACCCTGCGCGCACGCCTGCCTGGCGTGCCCCTCATCGTGGACGCCGGCATCGGCTCGCCGGCAGATGCGGTGCAGGCCATGGAACTGGGGCTGGACGCGGTGTTGCTCAACAGCGCGGTGGCCCACGCGGTAGACCCGGTGCGCATGGCGCGTGCCTTCAAGCTCGGCATAGCTTCCGGCCGCCTCGCTTTTGAGGCCGGCGTCATGCCCCGCCAAGACATGGCGGTGGCCTCCACCCCGGTGGCGGGCCACCCGATTTTGTTGTGA
- the thiS gene encoding sulfur carrier protein ThiS: MTTTDTEPKTITITVNGTPEPTSARTLQAWVDARGVLPAALATAVNGNFVPRSLRAQQLLAEGDTILTFQPIEGG, translated from the coding sequence ATGACCACCACAGACACCGAGCCAAAGACCATCACCATCACGGTGAATGGCACCCCGGAACCCACAAGCGCCAGAACCCTACAAGCCTGGGTAGACGCCCGTGGTGTGCTACCAGCTGCCCTGGCCACCGCCGTCAACGGCAACTTCGTGCCACGCAGCCTGCGCGCCCAGCAGCTGCTCGCTGAGGGCGACACCATCCTGACCTTTCAACCCATCGAAGGCGGTTGA
- a CDS encoding FAD-dependent oxidoreductase, giving the protein MARRIGIAGAGVLGRLLAFTLSRAGHDVQVFDPASGPGPRADSGSQAAGWTAAGMLSPVAELERAGAEVFALGVRSCQLWPQIVQALSEPVALHMQGSLLLAHRSDAGAAQRVLGLLQAKADAPYQPQLLTMDALRALEPGIQGPALAWLLPSEGQIHPVQALQALAAQATAQGVQWHWGSTVTAVDAGAIHTGEAQHRFDHVFDVRAVGAKPALPVRGVRGEVFWLHAPGVPLHRPVRLLHPRHAIYMVPRPGDVIVVGASEIESEDRSPVSLRSTLELLSAAHSVMPALAEARVIHTETNLRPALPDNLPAIRHSAGKTEINGLFRHGWLIAPALVEQALQELKL; this is encoded by the coding sequence ATGGCGCGGCGCATAGGCATTGCCGGTGCGGGTGTGCTCGGGCGCTTGCTGGCGTTCACACTCAGCCGCGCGGGCCACGACGTGCAGGTGTTTGACCCGGCCAGTGGCCCCGGCCCGCGTGCAGATTCGGGTTCGCAGGCTGCGGGCTGGACCGCCGCAGGCATGCTCAGCCCCGTGGCCGAGTTGGAGCGCGCGGGCGCTGAGGTGTTTGCGCTGGGCGTGCGCTCCTGCCAGCTGTGGCCGCAGATCGTGCAGGCGCTCTCCGAGCCGGTGGCCTTGCACATGCAAGGCAGCCTGCTGCTGGCGCACCGCAGCGATGCGGGTGCCGCACAGCGCGTGCTTGGTTTGTTGCAAGCCAAGGCGGATGCGCCGTACCAACCGCAGCTTTTAACGATGGATGCACTGCGCGCGCTGGAGCCCGGCATCCAAGGCCCGGCGCTGGCTTGGTTGCTGCCCAGCGAAGGGCAAATCCACCCCGTGCAGGCGCTGCAGGCACTGGCCGCCCAAGCCACTGCGCAGGGTGTGCAGTGGCATTGGGGCAGCACCGTCACAGCGGTGGACGCAGGCGCGATCCATACGGGCGAAGCACAACATCGCTTCGACCACGTATTCGACGTGCGTGCCGTGGGTGCCAAGCCCGCATTGCCGGTGCGTGGCGTTCGCGGCGAAGTGTTCTGGCTGCATGCCCCCGGCGTGCCGCTGCATCGACCGGTGCGCCTGCTGCACCCACGCCACGCGATCTACATGGTGCCCCGCCCCGGCGATGTGATCGTGGTGGGTGCGAGCGAGATAGAAAGCGAAGACCGCTCGCCCGTGTCTCTGCGCAGCACGCTGGAGCTGTTGAGTGCGGCCCACAGCGTCATGCCCGCACTCGCCGAAGCGCGCGTCATTCACACAGAAACCAACCTGCGCCCCGCGTTGCCCGACAACCTGCCTGCCATTCGCCACAGCGCAGGCAAAACAGAAATCAACGGCCTCTTTCGCCACGGCTGGCTCATCGCCCCGGCGCTGGTGGAGCAGGCATTGCAAGAGCTCAAGCTATGA
- the thiC gene encoding phosphomethylpyrimidine synthase ThiC: MNAPDTLAQFIRLTREPLPASTKRYLQGSRPDIQVPLREILQSNGEAITVYDTSGPYTDPRAHIDVRSGLPLVRAQWIAGRGDTELYAGRKPFALDDGLKNGETDALAALRAQAAGLQRQPRRAKSGANVTQMHYARKGIITPEMEYVALRENQNLEWQAQYLSNADREKRLAGNSFGASIPKVVTPEFVRDEVARGRAIIPANINHTELEPMAIGRNFLVKINANIGNSAVTSSIEEEVEKLVWSIRWGADTVMDLSTGKNIHTTRDWIVRNSPVPIGTVPIYQALEKVGGIAEHLTWEIFRDTLIEQAEQGVDYFTVHAGVRLPFIHLTANRVTGIVSRGGSIMAKWCIAHHKENFLYTHFDEMTEIMRAYDVSYSLGDGLRPGSGADANDEAQFAELHTLGELTHKAWQQDVQVMIEGPGHVPMHMVQANMTEQLKHCGEAPFYTLGPLTTDIAPGYDHITSGIGAAMIGWFGTAMLCYVTPKEHLGLPDREDVKTGIITYKIAAHVADVAKGHPGVRARDDALSKARFEFRWMDQFNLSLDPDTAKQFHDETLPAEGAKVAHFCSMCGPKFCSMKITQEVRDYAKNLGVSEEQALQSGMDVMSGEFKKVGGEIYIPINPVQTTTDVTKA, translated from the coding sequence GTGAACGCCCCCGACACGCTTGCCCAGTTCATCCGCCTCACGCGCGAGCCGCTTCCCGCTTCCACCAAACGTTACCTGCAAGGCAGCCGCCCTGACATCCAGGTGCCGTTGCGCGAAATCCTGCAGAGCAACGGCGAGGCCATCACGGTGTACGACACCTCCGGCCCCTACACCGATCCGCGTGCCCACATCGATGTGCGGTCCGGCCTGCCGCTGGTGCGCGCGCAGTGGATTGCCGGTCGTGGTGACACCGAGTTGTACGCAGGCCGCAAACCCTTTGCGTTGGACGATGGCCTGAAGAACGGCGAGACTGATGCCCTGGCTGCCTTGCGCGCCCAAGCCGCAGGCCTGCAGCGCCAACCCCGCCGGGCCAAGAGCGGCGCCAACGTCACCCAGATGCACTACGCGCGCAAAGGCATCATCACGCCCGAGATGGAATACGTCGCCCTGCGCGAGAACCAGAACTTGGAGTGGCAAGCCCAGTACCTCAGCAACGCCGACCGTGAAAAGCGTTTGGCCGGCAACAGCTTCGGAGCCAGCATTCCCAAAGTGGTGACGCCTGAGTTTGTGCGGGATGAAGTGGCCCGTGGCCGCGCCATCATCCCCGCCAACATCAACCACACCGAGCTGGAGCCCATGGCCATAGGCCGTAACTTTCTGGTGAAGATCAACGCCAACATCGGCAACTCGGCGGTGACGTCCAGCATCGAAGAAGAAGTGGAAAAACTGGTCTGGTCCATCCGCTGGGGTGCCGACACGGTGATGGATTTGTCCACCGGCAAAAACATCCACACCACGCGCGACTGGATCGTGCGCAACAGCCCGGTGCCCATAGGCACCGTGCCGATCTACCAGGCGCTGGAAAAAGTGGGCGGCATTGCCGAACACCTGACCTGGGAGATCTTCCGCGACACGCTGATTGAGCAAGCCGAGCAAGGCGTGGACTATTTCACGGTGCACGCCGGTGTGCGCCTGCCCTTCATCCACCTGACCGCCAACCGGGTGACAGGCATCGTCTCGCGCGGCGGTTCCATCATGGCGAAGTGGTGTATTGCCCACCACAAAGAGAACTTTTTGTACACGCACTTCGACGAGATGACGGAAATCATGCGCGCCTACGACGTGAGCTACTCGCTAGGCGATGGCCTGCGCCCCGGTAGTGGTGCGGATGCGAACGATGAAGCCCAGTTCGCCGAGCTGCACACCTTGGGCGAGCTCACGCACAAGGCCTGGCAGCAAGATGTGCAGGTGATGATTGAAGGGCCCGGCCACGTGCCCATGCACATGGTGCAGGCCAATATGACCGAGCAGCTCAAGCACTGCGGCGAAGCCCCGTTCTACACCCTCGGGCCGCTGACCACCGACATCGCGCCGGGCTACGACCACATCACCAGCGGCATTGGCGCGGCCATGATCGGCTGGTTCGGCACTGCGATGCTCTGTTACGTGACTCCGAAGGAGCACTTGGGTTTGCCCGACCGTGAAGACGTGAAGACCGGCATCATCACCTACAAAATTGCCGCCCACGTGGCCGATGTAGCCAAGGGCCATCCCGGGGTGCGGGCGCGGGACGATGCCTTGTCCAAAGCGCGTTTTGAGTTCCGCTGGATGGACCAGTTCAACCTCTCGCTGGACCCCGACACCGCCAAGCAATTCCACGACGAGACCCTGCCGGCCGAAGGCGCCAAGGTGGCGCATTTCTGCTCCATGTGCGGCCCCAAGTTCTGCTCCATGAAGATCACCCAGGAGGTGCGCGACTACGCCAAAAACCTGGGCGTGAGCGAAGAGCAGGCGTTGCAATCGGGCATGGACGTGATGTCGGGCGAATTCAAAAAGGTGGGCGGGGAAATCTACATCCCCATCAACCCGGTACAGACCACCACTGACGTCACCAAGGCCTGA
- the aceK gene encoding bifunctional isocitrate dehydrogenase kinase/phosphatase: MFPTRLDSSLAYDVAKAMMDGFNRHYQLFRTESARAKHRFETADWHGQQRAQRERIEFYDLRVRECSNRLEREFKAGEQSMEVWQQIKLHYIGLLVDHHQPELAETFFNSVTTKILHRSYFQNDFIFVRPAVSTEYIENDESEKRPSYRSYYPTRETMASVLVQMVQDFDLRLAFENLERDAGFVQAAMAERLGDAKLRANFQIQVLTGLFFRNKGCYVVGKLINGFYEYAFALPVLHNDDGRLVIDAALFGEDDLLMLFSFARAYFMVDMEIPSAYVQFLRSMMPRKPRNEIYNALGLAKQGKTLFYRDFLHHQRHSTDKFRIAPGIKGMVMLVFDLPSFPYVFKVIKDFYPPPKDTSREQIKGKYLLVKQHDRVGRMADTLEYSEVGFPRDRFSDELIAEIQKFAPSQLEISDRDGDGRIEVIIKHVYIERRMIPLNIYLQEAFDAGGANPEATGPAAEKAREQIERGVIEYGNAIKDLVAANIFPGDMLWKNFGITRHGKVVFYDYDEIEYITDCNFRKVPAPRNEEDEMSGEVWYTVGPKDVFPETFGPFLLGNPAVRGVFMKHHGDLLDAAFWQSHKERILAGHVHDVFPYEREKRFVNKG; encoded by the coding sequence ATGTTTCCAACCCGGCTCGATTCCTCCTTGGCTTACGATGTGGCCAAGGCCATGATGGACGGTTTTAACCGCCATTACCAGTTGTTTAGAACGGAGTCGGCCCGCGCCAAGCACCGCTTTGAAACCGCAGACTGGCATGGCCAGCAACGCGCCCAGCGTGAGCGGATTGAGTTTTACGACCTGCGGGTGCGCGAGTGTTCCAACCGCTTAGAGCGCGAATTCAAAGCCGGGGAGCAATCCATGGAGGTGTGGCAGCAAATCAAGCTGCACTACATCGGCCTTCTGGTCGACCACCACCAGCCCGAACTGGCAGAGACCTTTTTCAACTCGGTCACCACCAAAATTCTGCACCGCAGCTACTTCCAGAACGACTTCATCTTTGTTCGCCCTGCGGTCAGTACCGAATACATCGAGAACGACGAGTCCGAAAAACGCCCCAGCTACCGGTCCTACTACCCCACCCGCGAGACCATGGCCTCGGTGCTGGTGCAAATGGTGCAAGACTTTGACTTGCGCTTGGCCTTTGAAAACCTAGAGCGCGATGCAGGCTTTGTGCAGGCGGCCATGGCCGAGCGCTTGGGCGACGCCAAGCTGCGCGCGAATTTTCAGATCCAGGTGCTCACAGGCTTGTTCTTTCGCAACAAGGGCTGCTACGTGGTGGGCAAGCTGATCAACGGGTTTTACGAATACGCCTTTGCGCTGCCTGTGCTGCACAACGACGATGGCCGTTTGGTGATTGATGCGGCGCTGTTTGGTGAAGACGACTTGCTCATGCTGTTTAGCTTTGCCCGTGCCTACTTCATGGTGGACATGGAGATCCCTAGCGCCTACGTGCAGTTCTTGCGCAGCATGATGCCGCGTAAGCCACGCAACGAGATTTACAACGCGCTGGGGCTGGCTAAGCAAGGTAAAACACTTTTTTACCGCGACTTTCTGCACCACCAGCGCCACAGCACCGACAAGTTTCGCATCGCCCCCGGTATCAAAGGCATGGTCATGCTGGTGTTTGACTTGCCCAGCTTTCCCTATGTGTTCAAGGTCATCAAAGACTTTTACCCGCCGCCCAAAGACACCAGCCGCGAGCAGATCAAAGGCAAGTATTTGCTGGTGAAGCAGCATGACCGCGTGGGCCGCATGGCCGACACGCTGGAGTACAGCGAGGTGGGCTTTCCGCGCGACCGCTTCAGCGATGAGCTCATTGCCGAGATTCAAAAATTCGCGCCCAGCCAACTGGAAATCAGCGACCGGGATGGCGATGGCCGCATCGAGGTCATCATCAAGCACGTCTACATCGAGCGGCGCATGATCCCGCTCAACATCTACCTGCAAGAAGCCTTTGACGCGGGTGGCGCAAACCCTGAGGCGACGGGCCCTGCTGCGGAAAAAGCGCGCGAGCAGATTGAGCGTGGCGTCATCGAATACGGCAACGCCATCAAAGACCTGGTGGCTGCCAACATCTTTCCTGGCGACATGCTGTGGAAGAACTTTGGTATCACCCGCCATGGCAAGGTCGTGTTTTACGACTACGACGAAATCGAATACATCACCGACTGCAACTTCCGCAAAGTGCCCGCACCGCGCAACGAAGAAGACGAGATGAGCGGCGAAGTCTGGTACACCGTGGGTCCCAAAGACGTGTTCCCCGAAACCTTTGGCCCCTTCCTCTTGGGCAACCCCGCCGTGCGTGGCGTGTTCATGAAACACCACGGCGACCTGCTGGACGCCGCATTCTGGCAATCCCACAAAGAACGCATCTTGGCCGGCCATGTGCACGATGTGTTCCCGTATGAGCGGGAGAAACGGTTTGTGAACAAGGGGTGA
- the can gene encoding carbonate dehydratase, giving the protein MSDLHDLFARNRAWAAEMERKRPGFFTGLANQQKPHYMWIGCSDSRVPANEIIGLDPGEIFVHRNVANVVVHSDLNALSTIQFAVERLKVKHIMVVGHYGCSGVQAALEGARIGLADNWLRHIQDVRDRHRHLIEAVPEHARANALCELNVIEQVVNVAQSTVLQDAWAKGQDVTLHGWVYGVHDGLVQDLHMKVDGPASLEALYRDAVAGVSLLRRQLEKAA; this is encoded by the coding sequence ATGTCTGATTTGCACGATTTGTTTGCCCGCAACCGCGCGTGGGCTGCTGAAATGGAGCGCAAGCGCCCTGGTTTCTTTACCGGTTTGGCCAACCAGCAAAAGCCCCATTACATGTGGATCGGCTGCTCCGACAGCCGTGTTCCGGCCAACGAAATCATCGGCTTGGACCCGGGTGAGATTTTTGTCCACCGAAACGTGGCCAACGTCGTGGTGCACTCGGACCTCAATGCCTTGTCCACCATTCAATTCGCCGTCGAACGCCTGAAGGTCAAGCACATCATGGTGGTCGGTCACTACGGTTGCTCCGGCGTACAGGCTGCGCTAGAAGGTGCCCGCATCGGGCTTGCCGACAACTGGCTTCGCCATATCCAAGACGTGAGGGATCGCCACCGCCACCTCATCGAAGCCGTGCCTGAGCACGCCCGTGCCAACGCCCTGTGTGAACTCAATGTGATTGAGCAGGTGGTCAACGTGGCGCAAAGCACGGTGCTGCAAGACGCATGGGCCAAAGGCCAAGACGTCACCCTGCATGGATGGGTGTACGGTGTGCACGACGGCTTGGTGCAAGACCTACATATGAAGGTGGACGGCCCTGCCAGCTTGGAGGCTTTGTACCGTGACGCGGTAGCTGGCGTGAGCTTGCTAAGGCGCCAGCTGGAGAAAGCGGCATAA